From the genome of Thermococcus chitonophagus, one region includes:
- a CDS encoding ATP-binding protein, with protein MITQKFVDREEELRILRKAFRRGSLVIVYGRRRVGKTRLLIEVSKDFRTLYHLCKEEEIHETLETLNAKLFSLTNDISLLKHPIKSFDEFFERLPEDVVIIFDEFQILAKNYPRILGIIQEHLDFRGKGSIVLCGSSISMMEDLISYGSPLYGRRTLSLKVEPLKFHNIYEFFPGYSLEDLVKVYGMVDGIPEYLLRLDPSLSPEENAKEEFFNRGFLYEEAEYLLRYELRDLSTYNTILEAISYGYRSFNELKNATGLESSKLTRYLSILLNLGIVGREAPVTEKPKRKFRNSRYYISDNYFAFYYTFVHPFKEEIEIGLPDEAIGNFERNFNRYLGWIFEKIARQLLIELNEAGELPFRFTKIGRWWHKNEEIDIVALNEREKKALFVEVKWRELSERDAKRILEKLERKAELVELKEWDKLYGLVAKKIEKKETLRERGYLALELDDF; from the coding sequence ATGATTACACAAAAGTTCGTCGACAGGGAGGAAGAGCTAAGGATACTTAGGAAAGCATTCAGGAGAGGATCCCTCGTTATAGTATACGGAAGGAGGAGAGTCGGAAAGACAAGGCTCCTAATCGAGGTATCAAAGGACTTTAGGACTCTTTATCACCTCTGCAAGGAGGAAGAAATCCACGAAACTTTAGAGACACTCAACGCGAAGCTCTTCTCACTTACAAACGACATTTCCCTGCTGAAGCATCCAATTAAGTCATTTGATGAGTTCTTTGAGCGACTTCCTGAAGATGTAGTTATAATATTTGATGAATTCCAGATTTTGGCCAAGAACTATCCTCGCATCCTTGGTATAATACAGGAACATCTAGACTTCAGAGGAAAAGGAAGCATAGTCCTCTGTGGTTCCAGCATCTCAATGATGGAGGATTTGATATCATACGGCAGTCCACTCTACGGAAGGAGAACTCTCTCCCTGAAGGTAGAACCGCTTAAGTTCCACAACATCTACGAGTTCTTCCCAGGCTACAGCCTTGAAGATCTTGTGAAAGTTTACGGAATGGTCGATGGAATTCCAGAGTACCTACTTCGCTTAGATCCTTCATTATCGCCAGAGGAGAATGCAAAAGAGGAGTTCTTCAATAGGGGATTTCTCTACGAGGAAGCCGAGTATCTGCTCCGCTATGAGCTTCGCGACCTTAGCACTTACAATACAATACTCGAGGCGATAAGCTACGGCTATCGCTCGTTCAACGAGCTGAAGAACGCAACAGGACTCGAAAGCTCAAAACTAACCCGATACCTTAGCATACTCCTAAACCTCGGAATAGTTGGTAGGGAAGCACCAGTAACGGAAAAGCCAAAGAGAAAATTTAGGAACTCCCGCTACTATATCAGCGACAACTATTTCGCCTTTTACTACACCTTTGTACATCCCTTTAAGGAAGAGATAGAGATTGGACTTCCTGATGAAGCCATTGGAAACTTTGAAAGAAATTTCAACAGATATCTTGGATGGATCTTCGAAAAGATTGCGAGACAACTATTGATCGAGCTGAATGAGGCCGGAGAGTTGCCCTTTAGATTCACCAAAATCGGAAGATGGTGGCACAAAAACGAGGAAATTGACATTGTTGCCCTGAATGAGAGGGAGAAGAAAGCTCTCTTCGTTGAAGTGAAGTGGAGAGAGCTAAGTGAGAGGGATGCAAAAAGGATACTGGAAAAACTGGAAAGGAAAGCCGAACTTGTTGAGTTGAAGGAGTGGGACAAACTCTACGGCTTAGTTGCTAAAAAGATCGAGAAAAAGGAAACGTTAAGGGAAAGAGGTTATCTAGCTTTGGAATTGGATGATTTCTAG
- a CDS encoding 14-3-3 family protein has protein sequence MEERLAFIKLYVKKLKENPDEVFKQQVKLVNSFLVSAKNFPLSKEEYLRMKGELRD, from the coding sequence ATGGAGGAAAGACTGGCCTTCATAAAGCTTTACGTTAAAAAGCTGAAGGAAAATCCTGACGAGGTTTTTAAGCAACAGGTAAAGCTGGTAAATTCCTTTTTAGTATCGGCCAAAAACTTTCCGCTGAGCAAGGAAGAGTACTTGAGGATGAAGGGAGAATTACGGGATTAA
- a CDS encoding aldo/keto reductase codes for MKDLKVIGNDKVTAIGMGTWGIGGKEIPDYSRDKEAVEALRFGIELGINLIDTAEFYGAGHSEELVGEAIKPYDRDELFIVSKVWPTHFGYESAKKAARASAKRLGTYIDLYLLHWPVSDFRKIEETLHALEDLVDEGLIRYIGVSNFDLELLKRSQEAMRKYEIVVNQVKYSLMDRTAEETGLLDYMKREKITLMAYTPLEKGILARNKCLAEIGKKYNKTAAQVALNYLIWEENVVAIPKALKKEHIGENFGAMGWRLSKEDRKKARMCV; via the coding sequence ATGAAGGATCTCAAGGTCATAGGTAACGACAAGGTTACCGCGATAGGAATGGGAACCTGGGGAATTGGAGGTAAAGAAATCCCGGACTATTCTCGTGACAAGGAGGCAGTTGAAGCATTGAGATTTGGGATAGAGCTGGGCATTAACCTTATCGACACGGCAGAGTTTTATGGGGCCGGCCACAGCGAGGAGTTGGTTGGAGAGGCCATAAAGCCCTACGACAGGGACGAGCTTTTCATAGTTAGCAAGGTATGGCCTACTCACTTCGGCTATGAATCGGCTAAAAAAGCTGCAAGGGCAAGCGCAAAGAGGCTCGGGACTTACATAGATCTCTATCTACTTCACTGGCCTGTTAGCGATTTCAGGAAAATAGAGGAAACCCTTCACGCGCTGGAGGATCTCGTGGATGAGGGACTCATAAGGTACATTGGGGTAAGCAACTTCGACTTGGAACTCCTTAAGCGCTCCCAGGAAGCTATGAGGAAGTACGAGATAGTCGTGAACCAAGTGAAGTACTCGCTTATGGACAGGACCGCCGAGGAAACTGGCCTGCTTGATTACATGAAGAGGGAAAAGATAACGCTTATGGCCTATACCCCTCTCGAGAAGGGTATTTTGGCGAGAAATAAGTGCCTAGCGGAGATAGGGAAGAAGTACAACAAGACCGCAGCCCAGGTTGCTCTGAACTATTTGATATGGGAGGAGAACGTTGTCGCCATTCCAAAGGCCCTGAAGAAGGAGCACATAGGGGAAAACTTTGGTGCGATGGGCTGGAGATTGAGTAAAGAGGACAGGAAGAAGGCTAGGATGTGCGTTTAA
- a CDS encoding S-layer protein, with translation MILIVMMAIATLPAQALLPEVEVNVNPNLELFAVLYILAFNGSDPFIYAPQEYIQDVLTYFAPYKDHEAVEFIRRVADKSLPANVREYLIMKFSDRLVFLNYLPNETELGELEKLADFARKSNFMAFYNAHKNEYVKMSSKLERILECASNEYEKLFGRTYSFRAEVSYSLKIHPHRLIRNQTIYYIGEAYYHSNFSFYERALAMTHLFAWPFVEDLVNKNHENFENLSYYLGAVRNKLPLPSYTASSYFKQVFAEAVSEHVALKCGIPDDYIEMRRLSFSYMMFPLENIFEGIQELGNGTLYLHIQKITEDMKRWATPKNISRLYERSVPVVGFHFVSRSLYTGTIIIVYGTQNPDKSGTEADKETAYAVKRRFERELKMMYGYSPRIEVKADKDLTEDDLKQNLILIGGPVANKITAQLNDNLPIKFTFNGSWTIVRNSTAVGTIKSFRIASGNITKVYPGLNALKDAYGFMEILKNPWNRNNYILVIAGVDRYGTKNVSYFPWRQSYAIESDSYIEVGFYFMAE, from the coding sequence GTGATCCTGATAGTAATGATGGCCATCGCCACGCTCCCTGCGCAGGCATTACTACCAGAAGTTGAAGTGAATGTGAACCCAAACCTAGAGCTTTTCGCAGTCCTCTACATTCTGGCCTTTAACGGCAGTGATCCTTTCATTTATGCTCCCCAGGAATACATTCAGGATGTTCTGACGTACTTCGCTCCCTATAAAGACCATGAAGCCGTTGAATTCATTCGCAGAGTCGCCGATAAATCGTTACCAGCTAACGTTCGAGAGTATTTAATAATGAAGTTCAGCGACAGGCTTGTCTTCCTTAATTATCTCCCGAATGAGACGGAGCTAGGAGAGCTTGAGAAGCTCGCGGACTTCGCAAGAAAGAGCAACTTCATGGCGTTCTACAACGCCCACAAGAATGAATACGTGAAGATGAGCTCTAAACTGGAGCGGATTCTGGAGTGTGCATCAAACGAATACGAGAAGCTGTTCGGGCGTACATACAGCTTCAGGGCAGAGGTTTCGTATTCTCTCAAGATACATCCCCACAGGCTCATTCGCAATCAGACCATATACTACATCGGGGAGGCATACTACCACAGCAACTTCTCCTTCTATGAGAGAGCCTTGGCAATGACACACCTCTTTGCATGGCCATTCGTTGAAGATTTAGTCAATAAAAACCATGAAAACTTTGAGAACCTGAGTTACTATCTAGGCGCCGTTAGAAATAAGCTCCCCCTTCCCTCATACACGGCCTCTTCATACTTCAAACAGGTGTTCGCCGAAGCCGTTTCCGAGCACGTTGCCCTAAAGTGTGGCATACCTGATGACTACATAGAAATGAGGAGGCTATCCTTCTCATACATGATGTTCCCGCTGGAAAACATATTCGAGGGGATTCAGGAGCTTGGAAATGGAACGCTTTACCTGCATATTCAAAAGATAACGGAAGACATGAAAAGATGGGCAACTCCGAAAAACATTAGCAGGCTCTATGAACGATCCGTTCCAGTGGTTGGATTCCATTTTGTATCCAGATCCCTGTATACGGGAACTATAATAATTGTCTACGGAACCCAGAACCCTGACAAAAGCGGTACTGAAGCCGATAAGGAGACTGCCTATGCTGTGAAGAGGCGCTTTGAAAGGGAATTAAAGATGATGTACGGATACTCACCCAGGATTGAGGTTAAGGCCGACAAAGATCTTACCGAGGATGACCTCAAGCAGAACCTAATCCTGATAGGCGGGCCGGTTGCAAACAAAATTACGGCCCAGCTAAATGATAACCTACCGATAAAATTCACGTTCAATGGTTCGTGGACAATCGTCAGGAACTCCACAGCCGTCGGAACTATTAAGTCCTTCCGAATAGCTTCAGGCAACATAACCAAGGTTTATCCAGGTCTTAATGCACTAAAGGATGCATATGGGTTCATGGAGATTTTAAAGAACCCCTGGAACAGGAACAACTACATTCTCGTAATTGCGGGCGTCGATAGGTACGGAACAAAGAACGTCAGTTACTTCCCATGGAGGCAGAGCTATGCCATAGAGAGTGATAGCTATATTGAGGTCGGCTTTTATTTTATGGCTGAGTAA
- a CDS encoding NTP transferase domain-containing protein, with amino-acid sequence MIVVMAGGRSSRMGKEKPVLKVGRVPMVLRVYEEVSKVDESIVAVSRHTPKTRELCIKERIEFIETPGAGYVEDINYLLRELGPFISVSSDLPFIKASDVYEIKKEFNGRISLTGVLPLSLVPRDLNPVVYRGYAIVGVNAVGVEGEEFFILHNPLLALNVNTPWDLELANRIAGLVR; translated from the coding sequence ATGATAGTAGTAATGGCGGGCGGAAGGTCAAGCAGAATGGGGAAGGAAAAGCCCGTTCTGAAAGTCGGTAGGGTGCCGATGGTGCTGAGGGTTTACGAAGAGGTTAGCAAAGTTGATGAGAGCATTGTGGCCGTTTCTAGGCATACCCCTAAAACTAGGGAGCTGTGCATAAAGGAAAGGATTGAGTTCATTGAAACTCCTGGGGCCGGGTACGTTGAAGATATTAATTACCTGTTGAGGGAGCTTGGTCCTTTCATAAGCGTTTCCTCTGATTTGCCTTTTATTAAGGCCTCAGACGTTTATGAAATTAAGAAGGAGTTTAATGGAAGGATAAGCTTAACTGGTGTTTTGCCCTTGAGTTTAGTCCCCAGGGATCTGAATCCCGTCGTGTACAGGGGATACGCTATAGTTGGTGTGAACGCGGTGGGAGTTGAGGGTGAAGAATTCTTCATCCTACATAATCCGCTACTCGCTTTGAACGTTAATACACCCTGGGATCTTGAGCTCGCCAACAGGATAGCGGGTCTTGTGCGTTAG
- a CDS encoding DUF2202 domain-containing protein, translated as MRKKLVGIGVLLLALLGFIVGSVAAYRGEPGPYPGAPQLNLAYTGELSEEEKEALLYMIEEEKLARDVYLTLYEEYNLTIFEMIAQSEQRHMDAVLMLIEKYNLTAPSTLDEVGVFENQELQELYNKLTSMATNEVEALEVGALIEETDIKDLEEWLTKVDNQDIIQVFENLMRGSENHLRAFVRNLEIRGVSYEPQVLNEDQVNEILSSEGHGHGHGKMFGMKRGRGPGMGRSPFH; from the coding sequence ATGAGGAAGAAGTTGGTGGGTATTGGGGTGCTCCTGCTGGCACTCCTTGGGTTTATAGTTGGTAGCGTAGCAGCGTACAGGGGAGAGCCTGGGCCCTACCCAGGAGCCCCTCAGCTGAACCTCGCCTACACCGGCGAGCTGAGCGAAGAAGAAAAGGAAGCCCTGCTTTACATGATTGAAGAGGAGAAGCTCGCGAGGGACGTCTACTTAACATTGTACGAGGAGTACAACCTCACGATATTTGAGATGATAGCTCAGAGTGAGCAGAGGCACATGGATGCCGTACTAATGCTGATAGAGAAGTACAACCTAACCGCACCCTCAACGCTGGATGAAGTCGGTGTATTTGAGAACCAAGAGCTCCAAGAACTCTACAACAAGCTCACAAGCATGGCAACAAACGAAGTTGAAGCACTAGAGGTTGGAGCGTTAATAGAGGAGACGGACATTAAGGATTTGGAGGAGTGGCTCACCAAGGTCGACAACCAAGATATAATTCAGGTGTTCGAGAACCTCATGAGGGGCAGCGAGAACCACCTGAGAGCCTTCGTCAGGAACCTCGAGATTAGAGGAGTGAGCTATGAGCCCCAAGTACTAAATGAAGACCAGGTAAATGAGATCCTTTCAAGTGAAGGACATGGGCACGGCCATGGGAAGATGTTCGGAATGAAGAGAGGGAGAGGGCCCGGAATGGGTAGGAGCCCCTTCCACTGA
- a CDS encoding DUF4405 domain-containing protein, whose protein sequence is MKASALIRGIIDLLLTITFIIIAISGIALHLAPSGRIAESIGWTFLGLNKDSWETIHTYLGFVMIGLVALHLLIGFNSMITMLRMGLKKSKIRGIAGIFLSLIVLSAGYIAFANYTAEESEDTSESYEEESPITGQMLKYYTVQELADYFNVSVDALIEKLREKGIECTPETKLAEIEYEYGLDREELKAMLEEIINELRG, encoded by the coding sequence ATGAAAGCTTCTGCATTAATTAGAGGTATAATCGATCTTTTGCTCACCATAACGTTCATCATAATTGCAATCTCTGGAATAGCCCTTCATTTAGCCCCAAGCGGTAGAATTGCAGAATCCATAGGCTGGACTTTCCTAGGATTAAATAAGGACTCATGGGAAACCATACATACCTACCTTGGATTCGTGATGATAGGTTTAGTAGCCCTTCACCTGCTCATAGGATTCAACAGCATGATAACGATGCTCAGGATGGGCCTGAAAAAGTCAAAGATAAGGGGAATAGCTGGGATATTCCTATCCCTGATTGTGCTGTCCGCTGGATACATAGCCTTTGCCAACTATACAGCTGAAGAAAGCGAAGATACCTCAGAGTCATACGAGGAAGAAAGCCCGATAACGGGCCAAATGCTGAAGTACTATACCGTTCAAGAGCTCGCCGACTACTTCAACGTTTCAGTTGACGCATTAATAGAAAAGCTAAGGGAAAAGGGCATTGAGTGCACACCAGAAACTAAGCTTGCAGAGATAGAGTACGAATATGGACTCGACAGGGAAGAGCTGAAGGCAATGCTTGAAGAGATTATCAATGAACTTCGTGGATAA
- a CDS encoding ArsR/SmtB family transcription factor, producing the protein MITMVKAEELVTIADALANPVRLKILKLLCEKEWYVYELAKVLGISRQLLYLHLRKLEKAGLVESELRLEEGDPRAKKYYRAKKFRIVIDNETIKGLEV; encoded by the coding sequence ATGATAACCATGGTAAAAGCGGAGGAGCTAGTGACGATCGCGGATGCACTGGCAAACCCCGTCAGACTTAAAATTCTCAAGCTTCTCTGCGAGAAGGAGTGGTACGTTTATGAGCTAGCCAAGGTTCTCGGCATTTCTAGGCAACTCCTGTACCTCCACTTAAGGAAGCTTGAAAAAGCGGGATTAGTGGAGAGCGAGCTTAGGTTGGAAGAGGGAGATCCCAGAGCGAAGAAGTATTATAGGGCAAAGAAGTTTAGGATAGTTATAGATAATGAAACGATAAAAGGATTGGAGGTGTGA
- a CDS encoding 2,3-bisphosphoglycerate-independent phosphoglycerate mutase has translation MQRKGILIIIDGLGDRPIKEFNGKTPLEYANTPNMDKLAKIGILGQQDPIKPGQPAGSDTAHLSIFGYDPYKTYRGRGFFEALGVGLDLDEDDLAFRVNFATMENGIIVDRRAGRISTEEAHELAKAIQEQVDIGVDFIFKGATGHRAVLVLKGMAKGYKVGENDPHVEGKPPHKFDWEDEESRKVAEILEEFVKKAHEVLEKHPINEKRRKEGKPVANYLLIRGAGTYPDIPMKFTEQWKVKAGAVVAVALVKGVARAIGFDVYTPEGATGEYNTNEMAKAKKAVELLKDYDFVFVHFKPTDAAGHDNNPKLKAEMIEKADRMIGYIVDHVNFDEVVIAITGDHSTPCEVKNHSGDPVPLLIAGGGVRPDYTESFGEREAMRGGLGRIRGHDIVPIMMDLMNRSEKFGA, from the coding sequence GTGCAGAGGAAGGGAATTCTTATAATTATAGACGGCCTTGGGGACAGGCCCATAAAGGAATTCAACGGCAAAACGCCCCTTGAATACGCCAACACCCCAAACATGGATAAACTTGCTAAAATCGGAATTCTCGGCCAGCAGGATCCAATAAAGCCCGGCCAGCCGGCTGGAAGTGATACCGCCCACTTGAGCATCTTCGGCTACGATCCCTACAAGACGTATAGGGGAAGGGGCTTCTTTGAGGCATTGGGTGTTGGCCTCGACTTGGATGAAGACGATCTCGCTTTCAGAGTAAACTTCGCGACCATGGAGAACGGCATAATAGTTGACAGGAGGGCAGGCAGGATTAGCACTGAGGAGGCCCATGAGCTCGCCAAGGCTATTCAGGAGCAGGTCGATATAGGTGTTGACTTCATATTCAAGGGTGCAACAGGCCACAGGGCCGTCCTCGTCTTAAAGGGAATGGCCAAGGGCTACAAGGTTGGAGAGAACGATCCCCACGTTGAAGGAAAGCCTCCTCACAAGTTTGACTGGGAAGACGAGGAGAGCAGGAAGGTTGCCGAAATCCTTGAGGAGTTCGTAAAGAAGGCTCACGAGGTCTTGGAGAAGCACCCGATAAACGAGAAGAGAAGGAAGGAAGGGAAGCCAGTCGCAAACTACCTCCTGATTAGGGGAGCTGGAACTTATCCCGATATTCCTATGAAGTTCACGGAGCAGTGGAAGGTTAAGGCTGGGGCAGTTGTTGCAGTAGCGTTAGTGAAGGGAGTTGCAAGGGCCATAGGCTTCGATGTGTACACTCCTGAGGGTGCAACAGGAGAGTATAACACCAATGAGATGGCGAAGGCCAAGAAAGCTGTAGAGCTGTTGAAGGACTATGACTTCGTGTTCGTCCACTTCAAGCCTACTGATGCAGCTGGTCACGACAACAATCCAAAGCTTAAGGCTGAGATGATAGAGAAGGCCGATAGGATGATAGGTTACATAGTTGACCACGTTAACTTTGATGAGGTCGTTATAGCAATAACTGGAGACCACTCAACGCCATGTGAGGTTAAGAATCACAGCGGTGATCCGGTGCCCCTCCTGATTGCGGGAGGAGGAGTTAGGCCAGACTACACGGAGAGCTTTGGTGAAAGGGAGGCAATGCGTGGAGGGCTTGGAAGGATAAGGGGTCACGACATAGTGCCCATAATGATGGATCTCATGAACAGGAGTGAGAAGTTTGGGGCTTGA
- a CDS encoding DNA cytosine methyltransferase, translating into MRVLDLFAGAGGFSLGFKLSGFEIVGAVENFKPKAKTYSYNFPGVKVVAQDIKLVDPREFGEVDVVIGGPPCEPFTAISQRRMEEPGDRLYRDPIGRLVLEFIRFVKVLKPKVFVMENVPQIMEVEKYLRKEFEKAGYDVYFNVLNALDYGVPQIRRRVFISNIELKPRKVKGPRKVWDVLKDVPINAPNNELWSPPGKVGRKIPYLRWGQAAQRFGRFQNWVRLHPYKPAPTVRGNSRFIHPFEDRPLTVREQARLMGFSDDFVFLGGRKVQFDSIGEAVPPPLAKAIAEFILREFSL; encoded by the coding sequence ATGAGAGTTTTGGATTTATTTGCTGGAGCTGGGGGCTTTTCTCTCGGCTTTAAACTTTCTGGGTTCGAGATCGTTGGTGCGGTAGAGAACTTCAAGCCCAAGGCCAAGACCTACTCCTATAACTTCCCTGGGGTCAAAGTTGTAGCCCAGGATATAAAGCTGGTAGATCCCAGGGAGTTTGGGGAGGTAGACGTTGTAATTGGAGGGCCTCCATGCGAGCCCTTTACTGCTATAAGTCAGAGGAGAATGGAAGAGCCCGGGGACAGGTTGTACAGGGATCCCATTGGAAGGCTAGTTTTGGAGTTCATAAGGTTCGTTAAAGTTCTAAAGCCTAAGGTCTTCGTCATGGAGAACGTTCCTCAGATTATGGAAGTCGAGAAGTACTTAAGGAAGGAGTTTGAGAAAGCTGGGTACGATGTTTACTTCAATGTACTAAATGCTTTAGACTATGGTGTTCCCCAGATCAGGAGGAGAGTATTTATATCAAACATAGAGCTCAAGCCCAGGAAGGTTAAGGGCCCTAGGAAAGTTTGGGACGTTCTCAAGGACGTTCCCATAAATGCTCCAAACAACGAGCTCTGGAGCCCTCCGGGAAAGGTTGGAAGGAAGATACCCTACCTGAGATGGGGCCAGGCTGCACAGAGGTTTGGAAGGTTCCAGAACTGGGTGAGGCTCCATCCCTACAAGCCCGCTCCAACCGTTAGGGGAAACAGCAGGTTCATTCATCCCTTCGAGGACAGGCCGTTAACTGTTAGGGAGCAGGCGAGGCTGATGGGCTTTTCCGATGACTTCGTTTTCCTGGGAGGGAGAAAGGTTCAGTTCGACAGCATCGGTGAGGCCGTCCCTCCTCCCCTTGCGAAGGCTATAGCTGAATTCATTCTTCGGGAATTCAGCTTATAA
- a CDS encoding DNA-directed RNA polymerase subunit L produces MKIEVIKKEENLLEFYLEGEDHTFANLLVETLRENPHVKFTAYTIEHPVTMARKPRFRVVTDGKVTPEQALEEAAKKIFERAKEVLDAWEKAIKK; encoded by the coding sequence ATGAAGATAGAGGTCATAAAGAAGGAGGAGAACCTGCTTGAATTTTACTTGGAAGGTGAAGATCACACGTTCGCCAACTTGCTGGTGGAGACTCTCAGAGAGAATCCTCACGTCAAGTTCACGGCTTACACGATAGAGCACCCAGTAACAATGGCGAGGAAGCCTAGATTCAGGGTAGTTACTGACGGGAAAGTTACCCCCGAGCAGGCCCTAGAGGAGGCGGCGAAGAAGATATTCGAGAGGGCCAAGGAAGTCCTTGATGCTTGGGAAAAGGCGATAAAGAAATGA
- a CDS encoding DUF2067 family protein, whose protein sequence is MRAKKVIVIHVRDDVEKEEFMKEVQRLNLSAFVYIHGKLNSLKVNVQGTKDEIREALRAIREAHKRVRGRLHPDRQGLFTYSPDDIFREASANVSLPILIRALELMGERVEVKDEYIKTSMPWREIVELVKKLNEVVNQIALQTTRQIREVVAPVSVVYDIDPEELLDLLVDLRLAEYKEDKFKYELIKNKEQALEELLRYLEGEDDEDRGHKEGGEPA, encoded by the coding sequence ATGAGGGCCAAGAAGGTCATAGTCATCCACGTGAGGGATGACGTCGAGAAAGAGGAGTTCATGAAGGAGGTTCAAAGATTAAATCTCTCTGCATTCGTCTACATCCACGGCAAGCTAAACTCCCTTAAGGTTAACGTTCAGGGAACCAAGGATGAGATAAGGGAGGCCCTAAGGGCCATTAGGGAGGCCCACAAGAGGGTTAGGGGGAGACTCCATCCTGACAGACAGGGGCTCTTCACGTACTCTCCGGATGACATATTCAGGGAAGCTAGTGCCAACGTTTCCCTTCCTATTCTGATAAGGGCTTTAGAGCTGATGGGAGAGAGGGTCGAAGTAAAGGATGAGTACATAAAGACTTCAATGCCTTGGAGGGAGATCGTCGAGCTCGTGAAGAAGCTCAACGAGGTCGTAAACCAGATAGCCCTACAGACCACGAGACAGATCAGGGAGGTAGTTGCTCCGGTCTCAGTGGTTTACGACATCGACCCCGAAGAGCTCCTTGACCTTCTCGTCGATTTGAGGTTGGCCGAGTACAAGGAGGATAAGTTTAAATACGAACTAATAAAGAACAAGGAGCAGGCCTTAGAGGAACTCTTAAGGTATCTTGAGGGTGAGGATGATGAAGATAGAGGTCATAAAGAAGGAGGAGAACCTGCTTGA
- a CDS encoding exosome complex RNA-binding protein Csl4, with protein sequence MDEEQKRRTVKEGDFVLPGDYLGVIEEYLPGDGVIVEDGNLYSARAGWVKIDKDKIEISLKPASSTPPIPKVGDIVYARVIDVKQQAVLLRMIKIEGRDNREIATSKLAGIHISQVKDGFVEDLKNEFKIGDIVRARVITDEKSPIQLTTKDPDLGVVYALCSKCRTPLVRKGNQLVCPKCGNVETRKLSTLYRKVKL encoded by the coding sequence TTGGATGAGGAGCAAAAGAGGAGGACAGTGAAGGAAGGGGATTTCGTTCTTCCTGGGGACTACCTCGGTGTGATAGAGGAGTACCTTCCTGGGGATGGGGTCATAGTCGAGGATGGCAACCTCTATTCGGCAAGGGCTGGCTGGGTGAAGATAGACAAGGACAAGATAGAGATAAGCCTCAAGCCTGCATCCTCCACACCACCAATCCCGAAAGTGGGGGACATAGTGTACGCTAGGGTTATAGATGTTAAGCAGCAGGCCGTTCTCCTGAGGATGATAAAGATTGAAGGCAGGGACAACAGAGAGATAGCCACATCAAAGCTCGCCGGAATACATATCTCTCAGGTCAAGGACGGCTTCGTTGAGGATTTGAAAAACGAGTTTAAGATAGGAGACATAGTAAGGGCGAGAGTTATAACAGATGAGAAAAGCCCGATCCAGCTGACGACAAAGGATCCTGACCTTGGGGTTGTCTACGCTCTCTGCTCCAAGTGCAGGACTCCCCTAGTTAGAAAGGGCAACCAGCTCGTCTGCCCGAAGTGCGGGAACGTTGAGACGAGAAAACTTTCCACACTCTACAGGAAGGTGAAACTATGA